The following coding sequences lie in one Paucidesulfovibrio gracilis DSM 16080 genomic window:
- a CDS encoding ABC transporter ATP-binding protein translates to MLKIENLHVEIDGREVLKGIDLEINEGETFILFGPNGSGKTSLLMTLMGFSGYEVTKGRIFFNGEDVTYAPTYERARLGIGMSFQRPPTIHGLRTRHLVQMCARGHEVDVDEMARKVNFDHFLERDINAGFSGGEIKRSELLQLMAQNPRLVLFDEPESGVDLENMQLVGKVARSILDGDVQPRADLSMKEQKMQKRRTSGLIITHTGYILDYVNADRGQVLYNGHLCCEARPRDILEHIQEYGYQECVKCLN, encoded by the coding sequence ATGCTCAAGATCGAAAATCTGCATGTTGAAATCGACGGGCGGGAGGTGCTCAAGGGCATCGACCTGGAGATCAACGAAGGAGAGACCTTCATTCTCTTCGGGCCCAACGGTTCCGGCAAAACGTCGTTGCTTATGACCCTGATGGGGTTTTCAGGATATGAGGTGACCAAGGGACGCATATTCTTTAACGGTGAGGACGTGACCTACGCGCCGACGTATGAACGTGCGCGGCTGGGGATTGGGATGTCCTTCCAGCGTCCGCCTACCATCCATGGCCTGCGCACCCGCCATCTGGTGCAGATGTGTGCCCGCGGGCATGAAGTGGATGTGGATGAAATGGCCCGCAAAGTGAACTTTGATCATTTTTTGGAGCGCGATATCAATGCGGGATTTTCCGGTGGAGAGATCAAGCGTTCCGAATTGCTCCAACTCATGGCCCAAAATCCTCGGCTGGTACTTTTCGACGAGCCGGAATCCGGTGTAGACTTGGAAAATATGCAACTGGTGGGCAAGGTGGCCCGCTCCATCTTGGATGGGGATGTGCAGCCCCGGGCGGATTTGAGCATGAAGGAACAGAAGATGCAAAAGCGTAGGACTTCCGGGTTGATCATTACGCATACCGGATACATTTTGGATTACGTGAATGCTGATCGCGGCCAGGTGCTCTACAACGGACATCTTTGCTGCGAAGCTCGTCCCCGGGACATCCTGGAGCATATTCAGGAATATGGTTACCAGGAATGCGTGAAGTGCCTGAACTAA